CGCCTTCATCGTCGAAAAGGGCTTCAAGGGCTTCTCGCACGGCTCGCATCTCGACAAGCTCGGCATGCGCGGCTCGAACACCTATCCCTTGTTTTTCGACGACTGCGAGGTGCCAGAAGAAAACGTGCTCGGTGGCGTCGGCAACGGCGTCAAGGTGCTGATGTCGGGCCTCGACTACGAGCGCGCGGTGCTCGCCGGCGGCCCGCTGGGGATCATGGCCGCCTGCATGGACGTGGTGCTGCCCTATCTGCACGAGCGCGAGCAGTTCGGCCAGCCGATCGGCGAATTCCAGCTGATGCAGGGCAAGCTCGCCGACATGTACTCGACCTGGCAGGCCTGCCGCGCCTATGTGTATGCCGTCGGCCGCGCCTGCGATGCGGGCGAGCATGCGCGCTCGCTGCGCAAGGACGCCGCCGGCGCGATCCTCTATGCGGCCGAGAAGGCCACCTGGATGGCTGGTGAGGCGATCCAGGCCTTGGGCGGCAATGGCTATATCAACGAGTATCCGACCGGCCGGCTGTGGCGCGACGCGAAGCTCTACGAGATCGGCGCCGGCACATCGGAGATCCGCCGCATGCTGATCGGTCGCGAACTGTTCAACGAAACCGCGTGAAAGGAAACCTCATGTCCGAATCGATCGTCATCGTAGGCGCTGCCCGCACGCCGCTGGGCGGCTTCCAGGGTGATTTTTCCAGCCTCTCCGCCGCCAATCTCGGCGCCGTCGCCATCCGCGCCGCCATCGAGCGTTCCGGCCTGAAAGCGGATGACGTGCAGGAAGTGCTGATGGGCTGCGTGCTGCAGGCCGGCCAGGGTCAGGCGCCGGCGCGCCAGGCGGCCCTGCAGGCCGGTCTGCCGCTGTCGGCCGGTTGTACCACCGTGCACAAGGTCTGCGGCTCGGCGATGAAGGCGACGATGCTCGCCGCCGACATCCTCAGGGCCGGCGGACAAGACGTCATCGTCGCCGGCGGCATGGAGTCGATGAGCAATGCGCCGTATCTGCTGCCCAAGGCGCGCGGTGGATACCGGCTCGGCCACGGCCAGATCCTCGACCACATGTTCTTCGACGGCCTCGAAGACCACTACTCGCCCGAGAACAAAGGCCGCCTGATGGGCACCTTCGCCGAGGATTGCGCAGCGCACTACGGTTTCACCCGCCAGGATCAGGACGCCTTCGCGATCGCCTCGACGCAACGTGCGCAAGCCGCCGGACAGGACGGAAGTTTCGACTGGGAAATCGCCCCGGTCACGGTGGCCGGAAAGAAAGGCGAGACGATCGTCAAGCAGGACGAACAGCCGGCGAAGGCGCAGCTCGACAAGATCCCGCAGCTCAAGCCAGCGTTCAAGAAAGACGGCACGGTCACGCCCGCCAATTCCTCCTCGATTTCCGACGGCGCCGCGGCGCTGGTGCTGATGCGTGAAGCCGATGCGGTCAAGCGCGGCCTCACCCCCATCGCGCGCATCGTCGGTTACGCCACGCATGCGCAGGAGCCGGCGTGGTTCACCACCGCGCCGGTCGGCGCGATGCGCAAACTGTTCGAGAAAACCGGCTGGAGTCCCGAGAGCGTCGACCTCTACGAAATCAACGAAGCCTTTGCCGTCGTCACGATGGCGGCGATGAAGGAGCTTGGTCTGCCGCATGACAAGGTCAATGTACATGGCGGCGCTTGCGCGTTGGGACACCCGATCGGCGCTTCGGGCGCGCGCATCGTCGTCACCCTGCTTGGCGCATTGCGCAAGTACGGCAAGCGGCGCGGGGTCGCCAGCCTGTGCATCGGTGGCGGCGAAGCCACGGCGATGGCCATCGAGCTCGTCTGAGTGATCGCCACCTACGCGAAACTCGTCGTGACAGCGGTGATCTGGGGCGGCACCTGGGTCGCCGCACGCATCGCAGTGCAAGAGGTGCCGCCGCTCGGCGTGGCCGTCTGGCGCTTTTTTCTCGCCGCGACGAGCCTGCTCGTCCTAGTGCGCTGGCATCACGGCCGCTTGCCCGTGCTCGATCGTCGCGAACTGCTGCTGGTGATCGGCTTGGGCGCGAGCGGTATCTTCATCTACAACCTGTTCTTCCTCTATGGCATTCAGCACATCCCTGCGGGGCGCGGCGCGTTGGTCGTCGCCACCACGCCGGTGATCACGCTACTGGCTGCGGCTTGGCTGCTCAGGGAGGGTATGACGCGGCTCAAGGTGCTGGGCAGTGCACTCGCGCTGCTCGGCTGCCTGACGGTGATCGGCCGCGGCGATCCCCTCGCGCCCCTGCGCGGCCAGATCGGCAGCGGCGACCTGCTGATCCTCGGCTGCGCGTTGATGTGGTCGATCTACACGCTGATCGGCCGGCTCGGTACCGAGTCGCTGGCGCGGCGCAATCTCGGCGCACTGGTGATGACCGCCTATGCGAGCTGCGCCGGCTTTCTGATGCTGCTGGTCACCGCTCTGATCATTGCCCCGGCGCAGTTGGTCCCGCATTATTCGTTGCCGGCCTGGAGCGCGATCGTCTTCCTCGGCCTGCTTGGCACCACGCTGGGCTTCACCTGGTTCGCGGCGGCAGTGCAGAGAATCGGCGCCCAACGCGCTTCGATCTTCATCAACCTCGTGCCGGTCGCCGCCGTGCTGCAAGGGGCGCTGCTGCTGCACGAGCGGCTCGATCCATCCGTGCTCGCCGGCGGCCTGCTGGTGATCGCGGGCGTGATGCTGATCCAGCGGCCGGTACGGAATGCGAAGGAGGCAGCAGCATGATCCTGAACGACGACCAGACAATGATTCGCGACACGTTGCGCGTCTTCGCGCGCGAGCGGCTCGCGCCCAATGCGGCACAGTGGGATAGGGAACACACCTTCCCGGCCGCGGCCTTGCAGGAACTCGCTGCACTCGGCTGTTGGGGCATGGTGGTAGCGGAGGAATGGGGCGGCGCCGGGCTCGACTACGTCTCGCTGGCCGTCGCCATCGAGGAAATCGCCGCCGGTGACGGTGCGACCTCGACGATCATTTCCGTGCAGAACTCGCTGGTCTGCGGCATCCTGAACCTTTACGGCAGTAAGGCGCAGAAGGAACGCTGGCTCAAAGGCGCGGCCAGCGGCGAACTGCTGGGCTGCTTCTGCCTCACCGAGCCGCATGTCGGTTCCGACGCCGCGGCGATCAGAACCCGTGCCGTGAAGGATGGCGATCACTGGGTGATAAACGGCGTCAAGCAGTTCATCACCTCGGGCAAGCACGCGAAGATCGCGATCGTCTTCGCCGTCACCGATCCCGCGGCGGGCAGGAAAGGCATCTCCTGCTTCTGCGTGCCGACCGACACGCCGGGCTACACCGTGGCCCGCATCGAGGAGAAGCTCGGTCAGCATGCATCCGACACCGCCCAGATCGTCTTCGAGGACTGCCGCATTCCCGCCGAATGCCTGATCGGCGCCGAGGGGGAGGGCTACAAGATCGCGCTCTCCAATCTCGAAGCCGGCCGCATCGGCATCGCCGCGCAGGCGGTGGGCATGGCGCGCAGCGCCTTTGAAGCCGCGGTAGCCTACGCCAAGGAGCGCGAAGCCTTCGGCAAGCCGATCGTCGAGCACCAGGCGGTGGCGTTCCGGCTCGCCGACATGGCGACAAGAATCGAAGTCGCGCGCCAGATGGTCTGGCATGCCGCCAGCCTGCGCGATGCCGGCTTGCCCTGTCTCAAGGAGGCGAGCATGGCGAAACTCTTCGCCTCGGAGATGGCCGAGCGCGTCTGCTCCGACGCGATCCAGATCCACGGCGGCTATGGCTATGTCGCCGACTTCCCGGTCGAGCGCATCTACCGGGATGTCAGGGTCTGCCAGATTTATGAAGGCGCATCCGACATCCAGCGGCTGGTGATCGCACGGGCGGTGAGGGGAGGGCCTTGATGTCCGTCATCAAATCCAGGCTCGATACGCGTTCTCAGGAATTCAAGGCCAATGCTGCTGCGATGCAGGCATTGGTGGAAGATCTGCGCGAAAAATCGGCGCTGGTGGGACGGCACGGTGCGGGTGGTTCCGAGGAGGCGCGCGCCAGACACCTCGCACGCGGCAAGCTCTTGGTGCGCGACCGCATCGACGGCCTGCTCGACCCCGGTGCGCCATTTCTGGAGATCGCGCCACTCGCGGCCTGGGGCATGTATGGCGATGAGGTACCCAGCGCTGGTCTCGTCGCCGGCATCGGCCGCGTCTGTGGCGTCGAGTGCATGATCGTCGCCAACGATGCGACGGTGAAGGGCGGCACCTACTATCCGCTCACCGTCAAGAAGCACCTGCGGGCGCAGGAGATCGCGCGCGAGAACCGCCTGCCGTGCCTCTATCTCGTCGATTCGGGCGGCGCCTTCCTGCCGATGCAGGACGAAGTGTTTCCGGACAAGGAGCACTTCGGCCGCATCTTCTACAACCAGGCGAACATGTCGGCGCTGGGCATTCCGCAGATCGCCGTGGTGATGGGCTCCTGCACCGCCGGCGGCGCCTATGTGCCGGCGATGTCGGACGAGTCGGTGATCGTCAGGAACCAGGGCACGATCTTCCTCGGCGGACCGCCGCTGGTGAAGGCCGCCACCGGCGAAGTGGTGAGCGCCGAGGATCTCGGCGGCGGCGATGTGCATACGCGCATCTCGGGCGTTTGCGACCATTTGGCCGAGAACGACCAGCACGCATTGTCGATCGCGCGGCGCATCGTCGCCAACCTCAATTGGCGCAAAGAGGTATCCCTGGAATGCGCCACCCCGGAAGAGCCGCTCTACGATCCCGCCGAGCTCTACGGCGTGATTCCGACCGACAGCCGCAAACCCTATGACGTGCGCGAGGTGATCGCCCGGCTCGTCGATGGCTCGCGCTTCGACGAATTCAAGGCGAGATACGGCACCACGCTGGTCACCGGCTTCGCGCACCTTCATGGCTATCCGGTCGGCATCGTCGCCAACAACGGCATCCTGTTCTCCGAATCGGCATTGAAGGGCGCGCATTTCATCGAGCTGTGTGCGCAGCGCGGGCTGCCGCTCATCTTCCTGCAGAACATCACCGGCTTCATGGTCGGCCGGAAGTATGAGAACGGCGGTATCGCCAAGGATGGCGCGAAGATGGTCACGGCCGTGTCGACCGCGCAGGTGCCGAAATTCACCGTGATCATCGGCGGCTCCTTCGGCGCCGGCAACTACGGCATGTGCGGTCGTGCCTTTGGCCCGCGCCTGTTGTGGAGCTGGCCGAACAGCCGCATCTCGGTGATGGGCGGCGAGCAGGCCGCGGCCGTATTGGCGACCGTCAAGCGCGACGGCATCGAAGCCAAGGGGGGCCGCTGGAGCAAGGAAGAGGAGGAAGCCTTCAAGGCGCCGATCCGCCAGCAGTATGAAACCCAGGGCCATCCCTACTACGCCACGGCGCGGCTGTGGGACGATGGCATCCTCGATCCGCAACAGACGCGGCGTGCGCTCGGCCTGGGTATCTCGGCATCGCTCAACGCGCCGATCGAACCGACACGCTTCGGTGTGTTCCGGATGTGACAGGAGAAGCCATGCAGCAGAACATCCTCACCGAAATCGATGCCGGCGTCGGCATCGTCACGCTCAATCGCCCCGAGCGCCACAACGCCTTCGACGAGGCGATGATCGACGAGCTGTCGGAAGCGCTGCTGTCGATGGCCAGCGATCCCGCCGTGCGGGTGGTGGTCATTTCGAGCATTGGCAAGAGCTTCTGCGCGGGTGCGGATCTCGGCTGGATGCAGCGTGCCGCGAACTACGATTTCGAGCAAAACCGGCGCGATGCCGGGATGCTTGCCGAGATGCTGCGCCGCATCGCCGAATGCCCGAAGCCGGTGATCGCGCGCGTGCAGGGCCCCGCCTATGGCGGCGGAGTGGGTGTCATCGCCGCCTGCGACATCGCGGTGGCCACCTTCGAAGCGCGCTTTGCACTCACCGAGGTCAAGCTCGGCCTGATTCCCGCCGTGATCGGCCCGTATGTGGTCAATGCGATCGGCGAGCGCTATGCGCGCCGCTACATGCTGACCGCGGAAGTCTTTTCTGCCGCCGAAGCCTATCGGCTGGGGCTGATTCACGAGATGGTCGCCGATGAGGCGGCGCTCGACGCGGCGGTCGGCGAATGGGTCGAGGCGATCCTGAAAAAC
This genomic interval from Sulfuricystis multivorans contains the following:
- a CDS encoding acyl-CoA dehydrogenase family protein, whose translation is MILNDDQTMIRDTLRVFARERLAPNAAQWDREHTFPAAALQELAALGCWGMVVAEEWGGAGLDYVSLAVAIEEIAAGDGATSTIISVQNSLVCGILNLYGSKAQKERWLKGAASGELLGCFCLTEPHVGSDAAAIRTRAVKDGDHWVINGVKQFITSGKHAKIAIVFAVTDPAAGRKGISCFCVPTDTPGYTVARIEEKLGQHASDTAQIVFEDCRIPAECLIGAEGEGYKIALSNLEAGRIGIAAQAVGMARSAFEAAVAYAKEREAFGKPIVEHQAVAFRLADMATRIEVARQMVWHAASLRDAGLPCLKEASMAKLFASEMAERVCSDAIQIHGGYGYVADFPVERIYRDVRVCQIYEGASDIQRLVIARAVRGGP
- a CDS encoding enoyl-CoA hydratase/isomerase family protein; translation: MQQNILTEIDAGVGIVTLNRPERHNAFDEAMIDELSEALLSMASDPAVRVVVISSIGKSFCAGADLGWMQRAANYDFEQNRRDAGMLAEMLRRIAECPKPVIARVQGPAYGGGVGVIAACDIAVATFEARFALTEVKLGLIPAVIGPYVVNAIGERYARRYMLTAEVFSAAEAYRLGLIHEMVADEAALDAAVGEWVEAILKNGPQALGEAKALIRAIAGQPYSAALIADTVERIARVRVSPEGQEGIAAFLEKRSPNWVA
- a CDS encoding carboxyl transferase domain-containing protein, whose protein sequence is MSVIKSRLDTRSQEFKANAAAMQALVEDLREKSALVGRHGAGGSEEARARHLARGKLLVRDRIDGLLDPGAPFLEIAPLAAWGMYGDEVPSAGLVAGIGRVCGVECMIVANDATVKGGTYYPLTVKKHLRAQEIARENRLPCLYLVDSGGAFLPMQDEVFPDKEHFGRIFYNQANMSALGIPQIAVVMGSCTAGGAYVPAMSDESVIVRNQGTIFLGGPPLVKAATGEVVSAEDLGGGDVHTRISGVCDHLAENDQHALSIARRIVANLNWRKEVSLECATPEEPLYDPAELYGVIPTDSRKPYDVREVIARLVDGSRFDEFKARYGTTLVTGFAHLHGYPVGIVANNGILFSESALKGAHFIELCAQRGLPLIFLQNITGFMVGRKYENGGIAKDGAKMVTAVSTAQVPKFTVIIGGSFGAGNYGMCGRAFGPRLLWSWPNSRISVMGGEQAAAVLATVKRDGIEAKGGRWSKEEEEAFKAPIRQQYETQGHPYYATARLWDDGILDPQQTRRALGLGISASLNAPIEPTRFGVFRM
- a CDS encoding acetyl-CoA C-acetyltransferase; translated protein: MSESIVIVGAARTPLGGFQGDFSSLSAANLGAVAIRAAIERSGLKADDVQEVLMGCVLQAGQGQAPARQAALQAGLPLSAGCTTVHKVCGSAMKATMLAADILRAGGQDVIVAGGMESMSNAPYLLPKARGGYRLGHGQILDHMFFDGLEDHYSPENKGRLMGTFAEDCAAHYGFTRQDQDAFAIASTQRAQAAGQDGSFDWEIAPVTVAGKKGETIVKQDEQPAKAQLDKIPQLKPAFKKDGTVTPANSSSISDGAAALVLMREADAVKRGLTPIARIVGYATHAQEPAWFTTAPVGAMRKLFEKTGWSPESVDLYEINEAFAVVTMAAMKELGLPHDKVNVHGGACALGHPIGASGARIVVTLLGALRKYGKRRGVASLCIGGGEATAMAIELV
- a CDS encoding isovaleryl-CoA dehydrogenase gives rise to the protein MIGLNFQLGEDIDMLRDTVHAFATNEIAPRAAQIDRDNEFPADLWRKFGDLGLLGLTVPEEDGGTGMGYLAHIVAMEEISRASASVGLSYGAHSNLCVNQLRRNGTPAQKARYLPKLISGAHVGALAMSEPNAGSDVVSMKLRADKKGDRYVLNGSKMWITNGGDADTLIVYAKTDVNAGPKGITAFIVEKGFKGFSHGSHLDKLGMRGSNTYPLFFDDCEVPEENVLGGVGNGVKVLMSGLDYERAVLAGGPLGIMAACMDVVLPYLHEREQFGQPIGEFQLMQGKLADMYSTWQACRAYVYAVGRACDAGEHARSLRKDAAGAILYAAEKATWMAGEAIQALGGNGYINEYPTGRLWRDAKLYEIGAGTSEIRRMLIGRELFNETA
- a CDS encoding DMT family transporter, producing MIATYAKLVVTAVIWGGTWVAARIAVQEVPPLGVAVWRFFLAATSLLVLVRWHHGRLPVLDRRELLLVIGLGASGIFIYNLFFLYGIQHIPAGRGALVVATTPVITLLAAAWLLREGMTRLKVLGSALALLGCLTVIGRGDPLAPLRGQIGSGDLLILGCALMWSIYTLIGRLGTESLARRNLGALVMTAYASCAGFLMLLVTALIIAPAQLVPHYSLPAWSAIVFLGLLGTTLGFTWFAAAVQRIGAQRASIFINLVPVAAVLQGALLLHERLDPSVLAGGLLVIAGVMLIQRPVRNAKEAAA